AACTCCGCGACTGGTGCGAGACCTGCTGACGGTGCTACCCGCCGCGGACGGTGCTGCGCGGCTGGACGCCCGGCCGCGGCGGATGACGGGTGAGGACGCTGAGGAACTCGTCGACATCGTCCGAGACCCCACCCGCCGAGGCCCCGTCTATGTCGCGGGTAGCGATGGATCATTGCCGTTGAACCCTTGGTTCGACCTGGCTAGCGACCTGCTCGAGGAGACCGTCGGCCTTGGTGCTGGTTATGTGCTGGATCCGGAAGCTACCGAGCTGTTCGCACGCGCAGTCGGCAAGAGCCACGAAGTCAGGCCGGGGACCATGCGGACCTTCCTGCCGGGTGCCGAGCCAGGTGACACCACTGACGCTCTGCGACACCGGGTGCTCAGCAGTCGCCGCATAGAGACGGACGAGCGAGCGAAGCTGCGCAAGATCCTCGGTTGGCGGGCGCGCGACATCGTGATCGATCAGCGATTGCCCACGATCGCGGTTCGGTTGGACCGGCAGTTCGAAACGAAGCTCAACCAGCTGCTGGTCGAAGGTGAGACTCCGCAGACGGCTGTTGCTCAGCGGGTCGGTAGGGCCCGCCGGACGACCGCGAACCGTGACGTGGCGATGGTCCGGTTCTTGCGTGAGGAGCTCGACGAGTCCACGCTCACCGTGGACCGGCTGCGCGAGCTCGTCGCCTTGGCCCAGCGCGGCCAGCAGGAGCAAGTCAAGAGGTTCGCTCTGTTGGCACGGCTCGAGGAGTTGCAGGAGAGCAACGCTGAGCTGCAGCGATCACTCCACGAGGTGCAGGAACAGCTCACAGGAGTGACGTTGGACCTCGCTGTGGCCAACACTGATCTGGCCAAGGAGAAAGCCACCACCAGGCACCTCCGTGGCCTGCTGAAGGCGGAGCGCCGATACGAAGACGCCTTGTCGAACCCCGATCAGGCGGAGTACGAGCTTCCGCCCTTCTTCGACGATCTGCTGGAGAAGATGGAGGATTTGGAACACGTCGAGTTCTCGGGAGACGCCGGACCTGCGCGGGAACTTGATGCACATGACGGCGCAGTCGTGTGGGCAGGCAAGACGTGGGAGGCGTTGCTCGCTCTGGAGGACTACGCGCGAGCTTCTGCGGACGGCCGTTGTCACCGCGGGGTCGACGACTACCTGCGTCACCTGCCGGACGGCTGCCGTGGTTTCTCCGTCAACAAACACGCGCGGGATGAGAGCAACGACGTCCGCAACAACCCTCGCCTCGCACGGCTCAGGACGTTCCCGGTGCCTACCGAGGTCGCTCCCGAAGGCGAGGTCTTCATGGGAGCCCACTTCAAGATCGCGCAATCCGGGATGATCAGTCCCCGGATGCACTACTACGACGCAACCAGCATCAATGGGAAGATCTACGTCGGGTACATCGGTGCTCACCTGCGCAGCAGGATGACCAACTGACGACGAGAGGGCCGGCCTCCGCGGAGACCGGCCCCCTTCGGCGATGTGCGTCAGTGCCAGGTGGCGCGGAGGGCTTCCTGGAGGACCTGCGGCTGCTCGGGTCGCTTGGCCATGGTGCTCACGCCCTCCGGGGTCGGCTGGGGGAGGGGTTCGCACGTGGTGTCCGGACCACGCCCCGGCTTGCGCTCGGGCAGCGCGCCGGTGAGCAGGTAGTCCGCGATCTGGTCGTCCAGGCAGGCGTTGCCGCTCAGCGAACCCGAGTGGGTCGTGCCGCCCGGGAGGCTGATCAGGCTCGCGCCGGGGAAGCGGTCACGGGCTTCCAGGGCGCCGGCGAACGGGGTGGCCGCGTCGAGCTCCTCGCTGATCAGCAGCGCGCTCTCGACTCCGCTGCCGTCGACCTCGACCGGCTTGCCCGGCTTCGCCGGCCAGTACAGGCACGGGGCGTTGTACCAGGCGTTGGCCCAGGTCTCGAACGGCGCCTCGCGGTGGGTCTCCCAGTTGTCCCGGCGCCAGGTCGGCCAGCTCTGCGGCCACTGGACGTCGGTGCACTGCACCGCCAGGTAGACGGCGAAGCCGTTGTCGTCGCCCGGGGTGTTGGACGCGTCGTAGAGCTCCTTCAGCGTCTGCCAGTCGCCGTTGTGCACCCAGTTGGCGAACGCCTTGGCCGTGCTGTCCCACACCGCCTGCGAGTAGCCGGCGGTGAGGAACAGGTCCGTCCACTCGTCGGGGCCGATGACCCCGCCCGCCGGTTGCCGGTCGAGCTCGGCCTGCTGGTCGTAGAACAGCTTCTCGACGGCCTCGCCGGTGGTGCCCAGGTGGTAGGTGTCGTCGTGCTCGGCGACCCAGTCGAAGAAGATGCCGATGTTGCGGTCGAAGGCCACGTCCTGGTTCAGGTTGACCTGGTACCAGACGTCTTCGGCGTTGACCACGCCGTCCATCACCACCCGGCGCAGCCGCTCCGGGTGCAGGGTGCCGTAGACCTGGCCGAGGTAGGTGCCGTAGGAGAAGCCGTAGTAGTTGATCTGCTCGGCGCCCAGCGCCTCGCGGATGCTGTCCATGTCCTCGACGACATCGGTGGTCTTGATGTGGTCGAGCAGCTCGCCGTTGGTGCCGCAGGCACGCGCGTAGCCCTCGGACCGGTCGAGCCAGGTCTGCTCGAGCTCCGGCGTGTCGGGCACGTAGTGCGGGCGGTCGTAGGAGAAGTAGTCCGGGTCGCAGGAGAGCGCGGGCTCGCTGGCCCCGACACCCCGCGGGTCGAAGCCGATCCAGTCGTAGGCCGCCCCGGCGCCCTTCGGGACGTACGCGCCGAGCGTGGACAGGGCCAGCCCCGACCCGCCCGGCCCGCCCGGGTTGACCAGCATGACGCCCTGGTACTCGTCCTCGGGCACGGTGTGCTTGACCCGGGACACCGCGAGCGAGATCTGCTCACCGTCCGGGTCGGAGTGGTCCAGCGGGACCTGCACCGTCCCGCACTCCGCCCCGGCCTTCTGCAGGTTCTCGTCGGAGCACGGACCCCACTCGATCGGTGGCGGCTCGAAACCCGGTGCCGCCGCGTTCGCGGCCACCGGCGCCATGCTCGTGAGGAGCCCGACCGCCATCGCAGCGGTGACGACTTTGCGCACGTTTGCCCCCGTCCGTCCGGTGTGTCCACCCTCTTGCGGTGAGCACTGTGGACAGTAAACGCGATGGGACGGGCCTGAGCCTCGTGATTGGCGAGAAATGGTCTGGGCGGGCGACTTCCGCTCGGCCACTCGGCGTCACCCGACTGCGGAGCGGATGGCTCGACCGCGCTCCGGTCCCATGGCCCCGGCGGTCGGTTCTGGTCCGGCGGTGACCCCGCGCTCACCCCGCGGGAGCAGCATCACCTGCCGGTCGGGGGACGCGAGCCGGTGACGGCGACTGCTGGTGGTCGCGTGGCCGCACGTTCACAAGCCACGTGAGACCGGGGTCGACCAGCGGGATCACCGGGGTGGAGCGCTCGCGTCCTCGCGGGCTGATCTGATCAACCGTTCAGCAGAAGCGGTTCCAGGGCGATCTTCCCTAGCGTGGTCTCGCGGGGTCGTCGTTTTGGGGGTGGCATGAGTTCTTCTCCGATGGTCGCGGTGCGGGGCAAGACCGGCGAGCTGACGGCGTTGTGCCAGGTGTCGCGGGAGGAGGCCCAAGCGGTTCGCATCTGCGTGGACCTCCACAGCGGAGGGTCGAAAGTGCTGGAGACCCTGATCGCGGCTGTCGAGCACCTCCACCACTACGGGCAGAAGCCGTTGCTGGACGTGACCCGGCTCCCCGGTACCGATCGACTCCGCAACATGCCCGGAGGCCCGCTCGACCCGGTGGTGGAGGTCATGACGAGTCCGACCGTGTTCGACCCGGACCCGGAGTTGCCGTTCACGCCGGTCGTGCCATTGGGCCTGGACGATGGTGAGCTGCGCAGGTACGCTTTGCTGCGCGAATCGCACGACGTCACGTTCGGCGTCCGGGTGGCCGCCGACTGCCCGGTGGATGAGGCGGTCCGAGAACTCATCAGCGTGCTGGCCCGCCTCAACGTCGATGCGTCGGAAGTCGAGTTGCTGGTCGATGTGGGCTACGTGCCCCGGCGCGAGGTGGCGTGGGAGGTCTACGAGCCGTTGGTCGCTGAGCTCGGGCAGCGCTTCAGCTTCATGTCGATCACAGTGCTCGGCGGGTCCATCCCACCTCAGCGCACTGGGATCCGTGCAGGTGTGCGCACGCGCCGCGAACTCCAGCTGTGGGAGCGGCTGCAGGCGGTCACGCCCACCCTCCGCTACGGGGACTACGGCGTCGTGAGTCCCGGTCGACCTGCGGACAGGAAGCAGGGTGGTGGGATCAAGCCCAATCCCTACCTCTTCTACACCGGTCGAGGGTGCACCCGGTACGCGTGGCGTGAGTTGGAACGAGGAGCGAACAGGCAACCGGTCGCGGACGAAGACCTCGGCGCCCGCTTCCGGGAGGTGGCGCAGGAACTGGTCGACTCGCCGGAGTACGCGCAGCGCGCGGCAGACTCGTGGGGCGATCGGCAGCTGTGGCACTGCGCGCGCGGGAAGTGGGTGGCGGAGGAACCGCAGGAGTGGATCGCCTACGGCACGTCGCACCACATCGCGCACCTGGCGACCGGGGTCGACTTCGACCGCTCGTGATCAAGGGCGCCAGGGGCTGGGCTTGTCCGTGACCGGGCGGGTGGGGTCGAGGTGGTGCGGGGTGCCGAGTTCGCCCTCGCGCAGCGGGACCAGGCCGTCGGTGATCGCCCGCATGATGCGGTCGCGGGCCCGGGTCGCGTCGCCGACCCGGTCGAGGGAGAGGTCGCTGAGGTCCACCGGCGTGCCGAAGCGCACCCGCAGCCTCGGGCGGCGGCGCACCGCGCGCAGCCACGAGGAGAACAGCACCCACAGGTCGCGGGCGCTCTCCACGCGGACCATGCCGTAGCACATCGCCTCGTGGGCACCCCACTGGCTGATCGGCACCACGGTGGCGCCGGAGGCCAGTGCCATCCGGGCCGCGCCGGTCTTGCCGCGCTCCGGCCACATGTCCGGTTCGAGGGTGATGCGGCCCTCCGGGTACACCAGGACCGGCCGGTGGTCGCTGGTCAGGGCCGTGACGACCCGGCCCATGGCCTCGCCCGCCGTGCTCTTGCCGCGGTCGGCGCGGATGTGGCGGCAGCGGCGCAGCACCCCGCCCAGCACCGGGGTGTCGAACAGGCCGCCCGTGGCCAGGAAGCGGGGCGCCAGCCGGCGCGTGCGGCAGGCCGCGATCAGCACCAGGGCGTCGAGGTTGCCGATGTGGTTGGCGGCCAGCAGCAGCGGCTTGCCGCGCAGCTCGTCCGGCACGTCACCCTCGACCTCCAGCCGGCCGGTGGCGCCGATGATCGCGCGGTCCACGCGCATGAGCACGCGCCACAGCAGCGGCGCGTCGCGGAACAGAGTCTCGCGGTCCGTTCGGCGTGTCGGCTCGTGCGGTCCGGTCGGGAGGGCAACCATGATGGTCGAATATCTCACGCCCGGTACCCCGAACGGGGGCGGAACGCCCGAGAAAGCGTCCGAGCCGCGACCCCAGTGGCTGTTGTGACGGGAGAGGCGGGTGCGGATACCGTGTGGGGCATGGCGAGCCGGACATCGAACGGGGGGCGTGGGTCGGCGCGCAGCAAGAGCGCCACGAAGAGCAACGGCTCCGCGTCGCGCAGTGGTGGTTCCCGGAGCGGGTCCCGCTCGAGCTCGCGCAGCGGCGGCGGGAGCACTGCCAAGCGCGGCTCGACGCACGCCCCGCGGCGGCAACCGGCCAAGCGGCGCACCGGGTCGCGCGGCGGCGGGCTCGCCCGCGGTGTCGGCAGCGTGGTGCGCGCGATGGGCAAGACGCGGGAGCTCGACCCCGCGCACCGGCGGGACGGGCTCGCGCTGGTCTTCCTGGCCTTCGCCGTGATCGCGGCGGCGGGCATCTGGTGGGGGGCCGGTGGCCCGGTGGGCCACGGGCTCGACGTGGCGCTGCGCTCGGTCATCGGCAGCGCCGCGTGGGTCCTGCCGATCGTGCTGCTGGTCGCCGCGGTGGTGCTGATGCGCACCGAGAGCACCGCCGAGGCCCGCCCGCGGGTGGTGATCGGCACGATGCTGCTGATCTTCACCACGCTCGGCGTCCTGCACATCGTGCACGGCGCACCGCTGGAGCCGGAGCAGTGGCCGAACGCCGGTGGTGCGCTCGGTTTCGTCGCCGGTGGGCCGCTCGAGTACGGCCTCACCGGGTGGGTCGCCCTCCCGGTGCTGGTGCTGGTCGGCCTGTTCGGGCTGCTGGTGCTCACCGGCACGTCGGTGCGCGACATCGGGGAGTGGCTGCGCGGCGTCGGCTACGAGGAGGACGTGGCCGAGGAGCTGGCGAAGACCCGGTCGACGAGGTCCCGGTCGAAGGCGGAGCCGAGCGAGGAGGGGGAGACCGAGGTCAAGCTGCGCCGCCCGTCGCGCCGCCGCCAGGCGGCGATGGCCGACCCGCAGCTGTCCCTCGACGACGTGCCTGAGGAACCGGCGCCCGCCAAGCCCGCGGCCGCGGTCCCGGCGAAGGCGCCCGCCCCGGAGAAGCCGAAGAAGAACGACCGGCCGCAGATCAGCCGCAGCGTCGAGGGCGACTACCAGCTGCCGCCGCTGGACGTGCTCACCGACGGGGAACCGCCGAAGAGCCGCAGCCGGGCCAACGACGCGATGATCGAGGCGATCACCGCGGTGCTGGAGCAGTTCAACATCGACGCCCAGGTCACCGGTTTCACCCGCGGGCCGACGGTCACCCGCTACGAGGTCGAGCTCGGGCCCGGCGTGAAGGTCGAGAAGATCACCGCGCTGACCAAGAACATCGCCTACGCCGCGGCCACCGACAACGTGCGGCTGCTGGCGCCCATCCCCGGCAAGTCCGCGGTGGGCATCGAGGTGCCCAACACCGACCGGGAGATGGTGCGGCTCGGCGACGTGCTGCGCTCCGAGGAGGCGGCCAAGGACAGCCACCCGCTGGTGATGGGCCTGGGCAAGGACATCGAAGGCCACATGGTCACCGCGAACCTGGCCAAGATGCCGCACCTGCTGGTGGCCGGCTCCACCGGCTCCGGCAAGTCCAGCTTCGTCAACTCCATGCTGGTGTCGCTGCTGGCGCGGGCGACGCCGCAAGAGGTCAGGATGATCCTGATCGACCCGAAGATGGTGGAGCTGACGCCCTACGAGGGCATCCCGCACCTGATCACGCCCATCATCACCCAGCCGAAGAAGGCCGCCGCCGCGCTGGCCTGGCTGGTGGAGGAGATGGAGCAGCGCTACCAGGACATGCAGGCCAACCGGGTGCGGCACATCGACGACTTCAACCGGAAGGTCAAGTCCGGCGAGATCACCACCCCGCCCGGCAGCGAGCGGGAGTACCGCCCCTACCCGTACATCCTGGCCATCGTCGACGAGCTGGCCGACCTGATGATGACCGCGCCGCGCGACGTCGAGGACGCCATCGTGCGCATCACGCAGAAGGCGCGCGCCGCCGGCATCCACCTGGTGCTGGCCACCCAGCGGCCGTCGGTGGACGTGGTGACCGGCCTGATCAAGACCAACGTGCCGTCCCGGCTGGCCTTCGCCACCTCGTCGCTGACCGACTCGCGGGTCATCCTCGACCAGCCCGGTGCGGAGAAGCTGATCGGCATGGGCGACGCGCTGTACCTGCCGATGGGGGCCTCGCGGCCGACCCGGGTGCAGGGCTCGTTCGTCTCCGACGAGGAGATCCAGCGCATCGTCGCGTTCACCAAGGAACAGGCCGAACCGGAGTACACCGACGGCGTCACCGCGGCCAAGGCCGGTGAGAAGAAGGAGATCGACTCCGACATCGGTGACGACCTGGACCTGGTGCTGCAGGCCGCCGAACTCGTGGTGACCAGCCAGTTCGGCTCCACCTCGATGCTGCAGCGCAAGCTGCGGGTCGGGTTCGCCAAGGCCGGTCGGTTGATGGACCTGCTCGAATCCCGCGGTGTGGTCGGGCCGTCGGAGGGCTCGAAGGCGCGCGAGGTGCTGGTCAAGCCCGACGAGCTGGAGAACGCGCTGTACTCGATCCGCGGTGGCCCGCCCCCGGACGACGAGTGAAACCGTGAGCGGCGGTGGTTCCGGCCACCGCCGCTCACGTTCTTCACACCTTTTCCGCGCTCTTCACAGTCGATTCGCATTGCTCCGTTTGCGAATCGGAAATTGCGCTGAACGGAATGCTGGAACCGGTCGAAATCCAGGATCGCTGAGATAGTCTCCGGCGCGCTGACGGTCTTTGTCCGCCTGCGAAAGTCGTGAGGTCCACGCATGCTCCTCCGGAAGTTGCGCGCTGCCTTCCTGGTCCCGTTGTCGGTGCTGTCGCTGGTCGGTTCCCAGCACGTCGCCACCGGGGACGCCGTTCCGTCTGATGTGGACAGAGGGGAGCTGTTGCGGGTCGGGGGCAGCAGCTACCCCCGGCTGGTGCGCCTGCAGCACTCCGGCGAGGCCAACGGCCGGGTCCTGGTCAGCATGACCACCTACGCCGACCAGACCGGGTTCGCGGTCGTGTACGAGAGCCGGGACGACGGCGCCACCTTCCAGCCCCTGGCCGAGATCCGCGACCCGGAGGGCGCGAACGAGAAGGGCATGTGCTGCTCGACGCTGTACGAGCTGCCGCAGCGGGTCGGCGACATGCCCGCCGGGACGCTGCTGTGGGCGGGGACCGCCGGGGTCGGTGACGACGCGGAGGTGCGGCGCAGCAGCATCCGGCTGTGGCGCAGCAACGACCACGGCCGCACCTGGGAGTTCCTGTCCACCATCGTGCGGGCGCCGCAGGGCCCGGGCGTCTGGGAACCCGAGTTCACCGTCTCCGAGCAGGGCGACCTGGTGGTGTTCTACTCCGACGACGGCGACCCGGAGCACGACCAGAAGCTGGTGCAGGTGCGGTCCCGCGACGGCCGGACCTGGACGGACCTGCGGGACACCGTCAAGAACGACGAGTTCACCGTCCGGCCCGGGATGGCGGGCGTGCGCACGCTCCCGGACGGCACCTACGTGATGGTCTACGAGGTCTGCAACTACGACCCGGTGCACATCTGCACGATCTGGATGCGCACGTCGCAGGACGGCTGGGACTTCGGCGACCCCTACGACCTGGGCACCGAGATCCTGTCCGAGACCGGTGGGCAACCCCTGGGCACGCCGACCATCGCCTGGGCGCCGGGACCGGGCCCGAACGGGCGGCTGCTGCTGGCCTACCAGATGCTGGCCAACGACAACGGCGGGTGGGCGCCGGGCAACGGGCGCACGCTGATGGTCAACGACGACCCGTCCGACCTGGCGCACGGCTGGCGGGAGATCCCGGCACCGGTGCAGATCAGCTACAACCAGGGCAGCGTGTGCCGGAACTTCAGCCCGACGCTGCTGCCGACCCGCGACGGGAAGTCGGTCATCCACGTGACCACGGACTTCGAGAAGTACATCGGCGGCCCTTGCGAGGCCTACCACGCCACGGGCCCGATCGACGGCGCGGGCACGTCCGCGCCGCCGGAGGTCCACCCGGTGGACCCGCGCCCCGGACGCTGAGGACGGGCCCCTGCCGCCGGCCGGTGGCAGGGGCCCGCCCGGTCAGCGGCGCAGCGTCGCGTGCGTGCGGTCCAGCTCGGAGACGGCGCGGACGCCGAGCAGCTGGAGGGTGCGCACCACCTCGCTGCGCAGGATGTCCACCGCCCGCTGCACGCCGCGTTCGCCGCCGGCCATCAGGCCGTACAGGTAGGCGCGGCCGACCAGGCAGGAGTCGGCGCCCAGGGCGATGGCCGCGACGACGTCCGCACCGCTGGTGATGCCGGTGTCCAGCAGGACCTCGGCCCGGTCGCCGACCGCTTCGCGCACCGCCGGGAGCAGCTCGAGCATGGTGGGCGCCCGGTCCAGCTGGCGGCCACCGTGGTTGGACAGGACCACGCCGTCGGCGCCCAGCTCGACCACGCGGCGGGCGTCGTCCGGGTTCTGGATGCCCTTGACCACCAGCGGCCCCTGCCAGAGCTCGCGCAACCACTCCAGGTCGGCGTAGTTCAGCGACGGGTCGAACATCGTGTTGATCAGGTCGTGCGCGGTGCTGGACCAGTGGTGGAAGGACGCGAACGTCAGCGGCTCGGTGGTGAGCAGGTTGAACCACCACGACGGGTGCATCGCGCCGTCGAGGACGGTCCGCAGCGTCAGCTCCGGCGGGATGGTCAGGCCGTTGCGGGCGTCGCGCAGCCGCGCGCCGCCGACGGGCGTGTCCACCGTGAGGACCAGCGCCTCGTAGCCCGCGTCCTGCGCGCGCTGCACCAGCGACCGGCTGGCCTCGCGGTCCTTCCACAGGTAGAGCTGGAACCACTTGCGGGCGCCCGGCGCTTCGGCGGCCAGGTCCTCGATCGACGTGGTGCCCATCGTGGACAGTGCGTAGGGGATGCCGGCGCGCTCGGCGACGCGGGCCACCGCCGCTTCGCCCGCGGTGTGCATCATGCGCGTGAAACCGGTGGGGGCGAAGGAGAACGGCAGGGCCGACGGCCTGCCGAGCACCGTGGTGGTGGTGTCCACGGTGGACACGTCGCGCAGCACGGAGGGGTGGAACTCGACGTTCCGGAACGCCTGGCGAGCGCGGCGCAGGCTGATCTCCGCCTCGGCGGCGCCGTCGGTGTAGTCGAACACGGCGCGGGGCGTGCGCCGGCGGGCGATGGCCCGCAGGTCGGCGATGGAGTGCGCGGCGGACAGCCGGCGCTCGGTGGGGTTGAACTGTGGTGGCTTGACCCGCAGGAGCGGACGCAGTTCGGACCAGCGCGGAAGTTGCCGCTTGACCATTCGAGCTCCCTTCGTCGCCCGGCGACACTACTCCCGCGCACGAGCCCCCGGCCTCGACGCGCAGGCCGGGGGAGCGGACCTCGGGACCGCGGGGCGCGCCCGGGCCGGGCACGCCCCGGGACCGTCAGCCGGCCGCGGTGAGCTGCACGAGCCGGCCCGCGGCGTTGACGAGCTGGAACTTCAGCACGCCGCCGTCCGAGGGCAGCAGCTGGATCTGCGCGTGCTCGACGGCTTCGGCGGTGGAGCCGGTCAGCCCGCCGAACTCCCGCACCGCGAAGTAGTAGACGTTCGCGGTGCCCTTGCACGCCACGTCGTCACCGCAGACCGAGTACATGTCGTCGCGGAAGTTGTCGTCGATGGCCTTGCGCCCGGCCTCGGTGAACCGGTCCTGCTTCGTGTAGTTGCGGTAGCCGAAGTCGTGCCGGTCGCAGCTGGTGCGGAACTGGTAGCCCAGTGGCTCGTCCGGCGACATCGAGCAGCCGTCCGAGGACCAGTCCAGCTGGTCGGCGTGCGGCCGCTCGGCCCGGGTCTGGGTGAAGGCGTCGAGGGAGAGCTCGAAGAGGTACTCGTCGGTGGTGGCCCGCAGCTCGGCCGGGCTGAGGTCGGCGTGCGCGGTGCCGGTGGTCAGCAGCAGCGCTCCGGTGGCGACGGCGGAGGTGAACAGGCCGCGGCGTGCGTGGGATCGGTGCACAGCAGGACTCCTCGGATCCGGTGTGATCACTCCCCGTGTTATAGCCGGAACGCGTGGTGCGGGTGGTGTGGTTGAGCCGGCAAGCACGAGAACGGCGGACGCCGTGGCCCACCGTTCGGGCGGTGTCGCTGCTCGGGACGCGACCGGCGCGCACCGGTCAGGTGAGGTCGAGCAGCATCCGGGTGTTGCCGAGGGTGTTGGGTTTGATGTTGGCCAGGTCCAGGAACTCCGCCACGCCCGCGTCGACCGAGCGGCGCATCTCCTCGTAGACCTCCGGGCTGACCGGCGCGCCGTCGATGGTGCGGAAGCCGTGGCGGCCGAAGAACTCGGTCTCGAAGGTCAGCACGAACAGCCGGGCCAGGCCCAGCTCGCGGGCCAGCTCGACCAGCCGCCGGACCAGGCGGTGGCCGATGCCGTGGCCGCGCACCGTCGGGTCGACCGCGACGGTGCGGATCTCGGCGAGGTCCTCCCACAGCACGTGCAGGGCGCCGCAGCCCA
This region of Saccharopolyspora hordei genomic DNA includes:
- a CDS encoding alpha/beta hydrolase, whose protein sequence is MRKVVTAAMAVGLLTSMAPVAANAAAPGFEPPPIEWGPCSDENLQKAGAECGTVQVPLDHSDPDGEQISLAVSRVKHTVPEDEYQGVMLVNPGGPGGSGLALSTLGAYVPKGAGAAYDWIGFDPRGVGASEPALSCDPDYFSYDRPHYVPDTPELEQTWLDRSEGYARACGTNGELLDHIKTTDVVEDMDSIREALGAEQINYYGFSYGTYLGQVYGTLHPERLRRVVMDGVVNAEDVWYQVNLNQDVAFDRNIGIFFDWVAEHDDTYHLGTTGEAVEKLFYDQQAELDRQPAGGVIGPDEWTDLFLTAGYSQAVWDSTAKAFANWVHNGDWQTLKELYDASNTPGDDNGFAVYLAVQCTDVQWPQSWPTWRRDNWETHREAPFETWANAWYNAPCLYWPAKPGKPVEVDGSGVESALLISEELDAATPFAGALEARDRFPGASLISLPGGTTHSGSLSGNACLDDQIADYLLTGALPERKPGRGPDTTCEPLPQPTPEGVSTMAKRPEQPQVLQEALRATWH
- a CDS encoding beta family protein; translated protein: MVSRGRRFGGGMSSSPMVAVRGKTGELTALCQVSREEAQAVRICVDLHSGGSKVLETLIAAVEHLHHYGQKPLLDVTRLPGTDRLRNMPGGPLDPVVEVMTSPTVFDPDPELPFTPVVPLGLDDGELRRYALLRESHDVTFGVRVAADCPVDEAVRELISVLARLNVDASEVELLVDVGYVPRREVAWEVYEPLVAELGQRFSFMSITVLGGSIPPQRTGIRAGVRTRRELQLWERLQAVTPTLRYGDYGVVSPGRPADRKQGGGIKPNPYLFYTGRGCTRYAWRELERGANRQPVADEDLGARFREVAQELVDSPEYAQRAADSWGDRQLWHCARGKWVAEEPQEWIAYGTSHHIAHLATGVDFDRS
- a CDS encoding lysophospholipid acyltransferase family protein, whose protein sequence is MVALPTGPHEPTRRTDRETLFRDAPLLWRVLMRVDRAIIGATGRLEVEGDVPDELRGKPLLLAANHIGNLDALVLIAACRTRRLAPRFLATGGLFDTPVLGGVLRRCRHIRADRGKSTAGEAMGRVVTALTSDHRPVLVYPEGRITLEPDMWPERGKTGAARMALASGATVVPISQWGAHEAMCYGMVRVESARDLWVLFSSWLRAVRRRPRLRVRFGTPVDLSDLSLDRVGDATRARDRIMRAITDGLVPLREGELGTPHHLDPTRPVTDKPSPWRP
- a CDS encoding FtsK/SpoIIIE family DNA translocase; amino-acid sequence: MASRTSNGGRGSARSKSATKSNGSASRSGGSRSGSRSSSRSGGGSTAKRGSTHAPRRQPAKRRTGSRGGGLARGVGSVVRAMGKTRELDPAHRRDGLALVFLAFAVIAAAGIWWGAGGPVGHGLDVALRSVIGSAAWVLPIVLLVAAVVLMRTESTAEARPRVVIGTMLLIFTTLGVLHIVHGAPLEPEQWPNAGGALGFVAGGPLEYGLTGWVALPVLVLVGLFGLLVLTGTSVRDIGEWLRGVGYEEDVAEELAKTRSTRSRSKAEPSEEGETEVKLRRPSRRRQAAMADPQLSLDDVPEEPAPAKPAAAVPAKAPAPEKPKKNDRPQISRSVEGDYQLPPLDVLTDGEPPKSRSRANDAMIEAITAVLEQFNIDAQVTGFTRGPTVTRYEVELGPGVKVEKITALTKNIAYAAATDNVRLLAPIPGKSAVGIEVPNTDREMVRLGDVLRSEEAAKDSHPLVMGLGKDIEGHMVTANLAKMPHLLVAGSTGSGKSSFVNSMLVSLLARATPQEVRMILIDPKMVELTPYEGIPHLITPIITQPKKAAAALAWLVEEMEQRYQDMQANRVRHIDDFNRKVKSGEITTPPGSEREYRPYPYILAIVDELADLMMTAPRDVEDAIVRITQKARAAGIHLVLATQRPSVDVVTGLIKTNVPSRLAFATSSLTDSRVILDQPGAEKLIGMGDALYLPMGASRPTRVQGSFVSDEEIQRIVAFTKEQAEPEYTDGVTAAKAGEKKEIDSDIGDDLDLVLQAAELVVTSQFGSTSMLQRKLRVGFAKAGRLMDLLESRGVVGPSEGSKAREVLVKPDELENALYSIRGGPPPDDE
- a CDS encoding sialidase family protein, which translates into the protein MLLRKLRAAFLVPLSVLSLVGSQHVATGDAVPSDVDRGELLRVGGSSYPRLVRLQHSGEANGRVLVSMTTYADQTGFAVVYESRDDGATFQPLAEIRDPEGANEKGMCCSTLYELPQRVGDMPAGTLLWAGTAGVGDDAEVRRSSIRLWRSNDHGRTWEFLSTIVRAPQGPGVWEPEFTVSEQGDLVVFYSDDGDPEHDQKLVQVRSRDGRTWTDLRDTVKNDEFTVRPGMAGVRTLPDGTYVMVYEVCNYDPVHICTIWMRTSQDGWDFGDPYDLGTEILSETGGQPLGTPTIAWAPGPGPNGRLLLAYQMLANDNGGWAPGNGRTLMVNDDPSDLAHGWREIPAPVQISYNQGSVCRNFSPTLLPTRDGKSVIHVTTDFEKYIGGPCEAYHATGPIDGAGTSAPPEVHPVDPRPGR
- a CDS encoding alpha-hydroxy acid oxidase; protein product: MVKRQLPRWSELRPLLRVKPPQFNPTERRLSAAHSIADLRAIARRRTPRAVFDYTDGAAEAEISLRRARQAFRNVEFHPSVLRDVSTVDTTTTVLGRPSALPFSFAPTGFTRMMHTAGEAAVARVAERAGIPYALSTMGTTSIEDLAAEAPGARKWFQLYLWKDREASRSLVQRAQDAGYEALVLTVDTPVGGARLRDARNGLTIPPELTLRTVLDGAMHPSWWFNLLTTEPLTFASFHHWSSTAHDLINTMFDPSLNYADLEWLRELWQGPLVVKGIQNPDDARRVVELGADGVVLSNHGGRQLDRAPTMLELLPAVREAVGDRAEVLLDTGITSGADVVAAIALGADSCLVGRAYLYGLMAGGERGVQRAVDILRSEVVRTLQLLGVRAVSELDRTHATLRR
- a CDS encoding phospholipase, whose protein sequence is MHRSHARRGLFTSAVATGALLLTTGTAHADLSPAELRATTDEYLFELSLDAFTQTRAERPHADQLDWSSDGCSMSPDEPLGYQFRTSCDRHDFGYRNYTKQDRFTEAGRKAIDDNFRDDMYSVCGDDVACKGTANVYYFAVREFGGLTGSTAEAVEHAQIQLLPSDGGVLKFQLVNAAGRLVQLTAAG
- a CDS encoding amino-acid N-acetyltransferase, with protein sequence MNDYAPSAIAIRRARVADVPSIKALVDTYAGEVLLAKNLVTLYEDVQEFWVAELSEPDRPPRVVGCGALHVLWEDLAEIRTVAVDPTVRGHGIGHRLVRRLVELARELGLARLFVLTFETEFFGRHGFRTIDGAPVSPEVYEEMRRSVDAGVAEFLDLANIKPNTLGNTRMLLDLT